One genomic segment of Odocoileus virginianus isolate 20LAN1187 ecotype Illinois chromosome 33, Ovbor_1.2, whole genome shotgun sequence includes these proteins:
- the DNASE1 gene encoding deoxyribonuclease-1 isoform X4, translating to MTSSSSRRSETATWWPWGSCWTISTSGDDPNNYHYVVSEPLGRNSYKERYLFVFRPNKVSVLDTYQYDDGCESCGNDSFSREPAVVKFSSPSTKVKEFAIVPLHSAPSDAVAEINSLYDVYLDVRQKWDLNDIMLMGDFNADCSYVTSSQWSSIRLRTSSTFQWLIPDSADTTATSTNCAYDRIVVAGSLLQSSVVSGSAAPFDFQAAYGLSNEMGPLPSPTATLCLQAPPLSLNPVHPRDSALTGLSLRLPLAFISSNTPSSLQPCRLQTS from the exons ATGACATCGTCCTCATCCAGGAGGTCAGAGACAGCCACCTGGTGGCCGTGGGGAAGCTGCTGGACCATCTCAACCAGTGG GGATGACCCAAACAACTACCACTATGTGGTCAGTGAGCCGCTGGGCCGCAACAGCTACAAGGAGCGCTACCTCTTTGTGTTCAG ACCCAACAAGGTGTCCGTGCTGGACACCTACCAGTACGACGATGGCTGCGAGTCCTGCGGAAATGACAGCTTCAGCCGGGAGCCCGCTGTAGTCAAGTTCTCATCCCCCTCCACCA AGGTCAAGGAATTTGCCATTGTTCCCCTGCACTCCGCCCCATCAGATGCGGTGGCTGAGATTAACTCTCTCTACGACGTCTACCTGGATGTCCGGCAGAAGTGGGACTTGAAT GACATCATGTTGATGGGTGATTTCAACGCTGACTGCAGCTACGTGACCTCCTCGCAGTGGTCATCCATCCGCCTGCGCACAAGCTCCACCTTCCAGTGGCTGATTCCTGACAGTGCTGACACCACGGCTACGTCCACAAACTGCGCCTATGACCG GATTGTGGTTGCAGGGTCTCTGCTCCAGAGTTCTGTGGTTTCTGGCTCGGCTGCTCCCTTTGATTTCCAAGCTGCATATGGATTGAGCAACGAGATG GGGCCACTGCCAAGTCCTACAGCGACCCTGTGTCTCCAGGCCCCGCCTCTCTCCCTTAATCCTGTCCATCCAAGAGACAGTGCTCTCACCGGCCTCTCCCTGCGGCTCCCTCTGGCCTTTATTTCATCAAATACACCTTCTTCCCTGCAGCCCTGCAGGCTACAGACCTCCTGA
- the TRAP1 gene encoding heat shock protein 75 kDa, mitochondrial, with protein MARELRTLLLWGRRLRARALAAACGGKPVLCPWRPPAQSWGPRQSLASSFHVGRPFSSQAAEDQAEAGPLHSVISSSETVQGSATKHEFQAETKKLLDIVARSLYSEKEVFIRELISNASDALEKLRHKLVSEGQALPDMEIHLQTDADRGTITIQDTGVGMSREELVSNLGTIARSGSKAFLDALQSQAEAGGKIIGQFGVGFYSAFMVADRVEVYSRSVGAGSPGYRWLSDGSGVFEVAEASGVRTGTKIIVHLKADSREFASEARVRDVVTKYSNFVSFPLYLNGRRMNTLQAIWMMDPKDVGEGQHEEFYRYIAQAHDRPRYTLHYRTDAPLSIRSIFYVPDAKPSMFDVSRELGSSVSLYSRKVLIQTKATNILPAWLRFVRGVVDSEDIPLNLSRELLQESALIRKLQGVLQQRLIKFFTDQSKKDAEKYAKFFEDYGLFVREGIVTTAEQEVKEDIAKLLRYESSALPAGQLTSLLDYAGRMQAGTRNIYYLCAPSRHLAEHSPYYEAMKRKNTEVLFCYEQFDELTLLHLREFDKKKLISVETDIVVDHYKEEKFEDSAPAGDRLSEKETEDLMAWMRNALGSRVTDVKVTLRLDTHPAMITVLEMGAARHFLRMRQLAKTQEERAQLLQPTLEINPRHVLIKKLSQLRDSEPDLAQLLVDQIYENAMITAGLVDDPRPMVGRLNHLLVRALERH; from the exons GAAAACCAGTTCTGTGTCCCTGGAGGCCCCCAGCTCAGTCCTGGGGTCCCAGGCAAAGCCTGGCCTCGAGCTTCCACGTGGGACGGCCGTTCAGCTCCCAGGCTGCTGAGGACCAGGCGGAGGCCGGGCCCCTGCACTCGGTCATCAGCAGCTCGGAGACTGTGCAAG GTTCTGCTACCAAACACGAGTTCCAGGCTGAGACAAAGAAGCTCCTAGACATTGTTGCCCGTTCCCTGTACTCAGAAAAAGAG GTGTTCATTCGCGAGCTCATCTCCAACGCGAGCGATGCCTTGGAAAAGCTGCGTCATAAGCTGGTGTCTGAAGGCCAAGCGCTGCCAGACATGGAGATTCACTTGCAGACCGACGCCGACAGAGGCACCATCACAATCCAG GACACCGGTGTCGGGATGAGCCGGGAGGAGCTGGTGTCTAACCTGGGAACCATCGCCAGGTCTGGGTCGAAG GCCTTTCTGGACGCGCTGCAGAGCCAGGCAGAGGCTGGCGGCAAGATCATCGGCCAGTTCGGCGTGGGCTTCTACTCAGCCTTCATGGTGGCCGACAGGGTCGAGGTCTATTCTCGCTCGGTGGGCGCAGGCAGCCCCGGGTACCGGTGGCTCTCGgatgg CTCTGGGGTGTTTGAAGTTGCCGAAGCCTCGGGAGTTAGAACTGGGACGAAAATCATCGTCCACCTCAAGGCCGACAGCAGAGAGTTCGCCAGCGAGGCCCGGGTTCGAG ATGTGGTGACAAAGTACAGCAACTTTGTCAGCTTCCCTTTGTACCTGAACGGAAGGCGCATGAACACCCTGCAG GCGATCTGGATGATGGACCCCAAGGACGTGGGCGAGGGGCAGCACGAGGAGTTCTACCGCTACATCGCACAGGCCCATGACAGGCCGCGCTATACCCTGCACTACAGGACGGACGCGCCGCTCAGCATCCGCAGCATCTTCTATGTGCCGGACGCG AAACCATCCATGTTTGACGTAAGCCGGGAGCTGGGCTCCAGCGTGTCACTGTACAGCCGCAAGGTCCTCATCCAGACCAAGGCCACCAACATCCTGCCTGCATGGCTGCGCTTCGTCCGGG GTGTGGTGGACAGTGAGGACATCCCCCTGAACCTCAGCCGGGAGCTGCTGCAGGAGAGCGCGCTCATCAG AAAACTCCAGGGTGTTCTGCAGCAGAGGCTGATAAAATTCTTCACTGACCAGAGTAAAAAAGATGCTGAGAAATATGCCAAGTTTTTTGAAGATTACGGCTTGTTCGTGAGGGAGGGAATTGTGACCACAGCTGAGCAGGAGGTCAAG GAGGACATCGCGAAGCTGCTGCGGTATGAGTCGTCAGCACTGCCCGCCGGGCAGCTGACCAGCCTCCTGGACTATGCCGGCCGCATGCAGGCTGGCACCCGCAACATCTACTACCTGTGCGCCCCCAGCCGGCACCTGGCGGAGCACTCGCCCTACTACGAGGCCATGAAGCGGAAAAACACGGAG GTTCTCTTCTGCTACGAGCAGTTTGATGAGCTGACTTTGCTCCACCTGCGTGAGTTTGACAAGAAGAAGCTAATCTCTGTGGAGACAGACATTGTGGTCGACCACTACAAGGAGGAGAAGTTTGAGGACAGCGCCCCAG CAGGAGACCGCCTGtcagagaaggagacagaggacCTGATGGCCTGGATGAGAAATGCGCTGGGGTCCCGCGTCACCGACGTGAAG GTGACTCTCCGGCTGGACACCCACCCTGCTATGATCACGGTGCTGGAGATGGGGGCCGCCCGGCACTTCCTGCGCATGCGCCAGCTGGCCAAGACCCAGGAGGAGCGCGCACAGCTGCTGCAGCCCACACTGGAAATCAACCCCAG GCACGTTCTCATCAAAAAGCTCAGTCAGCTGAGAGACAGCGAGCCTGACCTGGCCCAGCTGCTGGTGGATCAG ATCTACGAGAACGCCATGATCACAGCGGGACTTGTCGACGACCCTCGACCCATGGTTGGACGCCTGAACCACCTGCTTGTCAGGGCCCTGGAGCGACACTGA